A genome region from Oenanthe melanoleuca isolate GR-GAL-2019-014 chromosome 2, OMel1.0, whole genome shotgun sequence includes the following:
- the LOC130250155 gene encoding tRNA selenocysteine 1-associated protein 1-like isoform X4, with translation MATQDLMAKKRECLQAYSWWRTPQKKRKKKNKIKPGRIEFVPSSTNTTRPDYSIFVGELTPEVDDFQLYDYFLKRYPSCIDCKIATDLLGYSRLKAEFQRYQSYNYNDYYQDYQNYYSQWNYDPYADYNYSSYTPYDSMQAVGDCSLGDAVMAPAVFEEASTMTEINDDLITEDPQLYLDVDEMNRQFMETSEELYDALMNCHWQPLDTVTSDIPSAI, from the exons ATGGCAACCCAG GACTTGAtggcaaaaaaaagagaatgtcTCCAGGCCTACAGTTGGTGGAGAACACCGCAGAAGAAAcggaagaaaaagaacaaaataaagccAGGAAGAATAGAGTTTGTCCCAAGTAGTACTAACACAACCAG ACCGGATTATTCAATATTTGTTGGGGAGCTGACTCCAGAAGTAGATGATTTTCAGCTCTATGACTATTTCCTAAAGAGGTACCCTTCATGTATTGACTGCAAAATAGCAACAGACCTGCTGGGATATTCCAG GCTGAAAGCAGAATTCCAGCGGTACCAGTCATACAACTATAATGATTATTATCAAGATTATCAGAACTACTACTCACAGTGGAATTACGATCCTTATGCTGACTACAACTACAGCTCCTATACTCCCTATGATAGCATGCAAGCTGTTGGAGACTGCTCTTTAGGAGATGCTGTTATGGCTCCAGCTGTTTTTGAG GAAGCTTCAACTATGACTGAAATCAATGATGACCTAATAACTGAAG atccACAGCTATACTTGGATGTTGATGAAATGAACAGACAATTTATGGAGACAAGTGAAGAACTTTATGATGCTCTCATGAATTGTCACTGGCAACCTCTGGATACGGTCACTTCTGACATCCCCTCTGCTATTTAA
- the LOC130250155 gene encoding tRNA selenocysteine 1-associated protein 1-like isoform X2: protein MATQDLMAKKRECLQAYSWWRTPQKKRKKKNKIKPGRIEFVPSSTNTTRPDYSIFVGELTPEVDDFQLYDYFLKRYPSCIDCKIATDLLGYSRGYAFVRFGEQGDQMRALQDCQNAPGLGGKRIRLSIGISKRLKAEFQRYQSYNYNDYYQDYQNYYSQWNYDPYADYNYSSYTPYDSMQAVGDCSLGDAVMAPAVFEEASTMTEINDDLITEDPQLYLDVDEMNRQFMETSEELYDALMNCHWQPLDTVTSDIPSAI, encoded by the exons ATGGCAACCCAG GACTTGAtggcaaaaaaaagagaatgtcTCCAGGCCTACAGTTGGTGGAGAACACCGCAGAAGAAAcggaagaaaaagaacaaaataaagccAGGAAGAATAGAGTTTGTCCCAAGTAGTACTAACACAACCAG ACCGGATTATTCAATATTTGTTGGGGAGCTGACTCCAGAAGTAGATGATTTTCAGCTCTATGACTATTTCCTAAAGAGGTACCCTTCATGTATTGACTGCAAAATAGCAACAGACCTGCTGGGATATTCCAG AGGGTATGCCTTTGTCAGATTTGGTGAGCAAGGTGATCAGATGAGGGCACTGCAAGACTGCCAGAATGCACCAGGTCTGGGGGGAAAACGAATCCGGCTGAGCATAGGAATTTCTAAAAG GCTGAAAGCAGAATTCCAGCGGTACCAGTCATACAACTATAATGATTATTATCAAGATTATCAGAACTACTACTCACAGTGGAATTACGATCCTTATGCTGACTACAACTACAGCTCCTATACTCCCTATGATAGCATGCAAGCTGTTGGAGACTGCTCTTTAGGAGATGCTGTTATGGCTCCAGCTGTTTTTGAG GAAGCTTCAACTATGACTGAAATCAATGATGACCTAATAACTGAAG atccACAGCTATACTTGGATGTTGATGAAATGAACAGACAATTTATGGAGACAAGTGAAGAACTTTATGATGCTCTCATGAATTGTCACTGGCAACCTCTGGATACGGTCACTTCTGACATCCCCTCTGCTATTTAA
- the LOC130250155 gene encoding tRNA selenocysteine 1-associated protein 1-like isoform X1, with translation MGPQASFKGKDLMAKKRECLQAYSWWRTPQKKRKKKNKIKPGRIEFVPSSTNTTRPDYSIFVGELTPEVDDFQLYDYFLKRYPSCIDCKIATDLLGYSRGYAFVRFGEQGDQMRALQDCQNAPGLGGKRIRLSIGISKRLKAEFQRYQSYNYNDYYQDYQNYYSQWNYDPYADYNYSSYTPYDSMQAVGDCSLGDAVMAPAVFEEASTMTEINDDLITEDPQLYLDVDEMNRQFMETSEELYDALMNCHWQPLDTVTSDIPSAI, from the exons ATGGGACCCCAGGCTTCTTTCAAGGGCAAG GACTTGAtggcaaaaaaaagagaatgtcTCCAGGCCTACAGTTGGTGGAGAACACCGCAGAAGAAAcggaagaaaaagaacaaaataaagccAGGAAGAATAGAGTTTGTCCCAAGTAGTACTAACACAACCAG ACCGGATTATTCAATATTTGTTGGGGAGCTGACTCCAGAAGTAGATGATTTTCAGCTCTATGACTATTTCCTAAAGAGGTACCCTTCATGTATTGACTGCAAAATAGCAACAGACCTGCTGGGATATTCCAG AGGGTATGCCTTTGTCAGATTTGGTGAGCAAGGTGATCAGATGAGGGCACTGCAAGACTGCCAGAATGCACCAGGTCTGGGGGGAAAACGAATCCGGCTGAGCATAGGAATTTCTAAAAG GCTGAAAGCAGAATTCCAGCGGTACCAGTCATACAACTATAATGATTATTATCAAGATTATCAGAACTACTACTCACAGTGGAATTACGATCCTTATGCTGACTACAACTACAGCTCCTATACTCCCTATGATAGCATGCAAGCTGTTGGAGACTGCTCTTTAGGAGATGCTGTTATGGCTCCAGCTGTTTTTGAG GAAGCTTCAACTATGACTGAAATCAATGATGACCTAATAACTGAAG atccACAGCTATACTTGGATGTTGATGAAATGAACAGACAATTTATGGAGACAAGTGAAGAACTTTATGATGCTCTCATGAATTGTCACTGGCAACCTCTGGATACGGTCACTTCTGACATCCCCTCTGCTATTTAA
- the LOC130250155 gene encoding tRNA selenocysteine 1-associated protein 1-like isoform X3 → MGPQASFKGKDLMAKKRECLQAYSWWRTPQKKRKKKNKIKPGRIEFVPSSTNTTRPDYSIFVGELTPEVDDFQLYDYFLKRYPSCIDCKIATDLLGYSRLKAEFQRYQSYNYNDYYQDYQNYYSQWNYDPYADYNYSSYTPYDSMQAVGDCSLGDAVMAPAVFEEASTMTEINDDLITEDPQLYLDVDEMNRQFMETSEELYDALMNCHWQPLDTVTSDIPSAI, encoded by the exons ATGGGACCCCAGGCTTCTTTCAAGGGCAAG GACTTGAtggcaaaaaaaagagaatgtcTCCAGGCCTACAGTTGGTGGAGAACACCGCAGAAGAAAcggaagaaaaagaacaaaataaagccAGGAAGAATAGAGTTTGTCCCAAGTAGTACTAACACAACCAG ACCGGATTATTCAATATTTGTTGGGGAGCTGACTCCAGAAGTAGATGATTTTCAGCTCTATGACTATTTCCTAAAGAGGTACCCTTCATGTATTGACTGCAAAATAGCAACAGACCTGCTGGGATATTCCAG GCTGAAAGCAGAATTCCAGCGGTACCAGTCATACAACTATAATGATTATTATCAAGATTATCAGAACTACTACTCACAGTGGAATTACGATCCTTATGCTGACTACAACTACAGCTCCTATACTCCCTATGATAGCATGCAAGCTGTTGGAGACTGCTCTTTAGGAGATGCTGTTATGGCTCCAGCTGTTTTTGAG GAAGCTTCAACTATGACTGAAATCAATGATGACCTAATAACTGAAG atccACAGCTATACTTGGATGTTGATGAAATGAACAGACAATTTATGGAGACAAGTGAAGAACTTTATGATGCTCTCATGAATTGTCACTGGCAACCTCTGGATACGGTCACTTCTGACATCCCCTCTGCTATTTAA